The Microcaecilia unicolor chromosome 6, aMicUni1.1, whole genome shotgun sequence genome includes a window with the following:
- the RGS5 gene encoding regulator of G-protein signaling 5: MCKGLAALPHTCLERAKEIKIKLGTLLQKPENAIDLIIPYPEKPEKPIKVQKPPAEEVVQWRDSLEKLLQNNYGLATFRNFLKSEFSEENIEFWIACEDYKKTKSPTKLALKAKKIYEEYIQAEAPREVNIDHVTKAVTIENLVEPSVTSFDLAQKKIHALMEKDSLPRFVRSDMYQELIK; this comes from the exons tGCCAAGGAGATTAAGATCAAGCTAGGCACCCTTCTCCAGAAGCCCGAGAATGCCATCGACTTGATCATCCCATATCCGGAAAAACCCGAAAAGCCAATCAAGGTCCAGAA ACCTCCTGCAGAAGAAGTCGTGCAGTGGCGTGACTCCTTGGAGAAACTCTTACAAAACAACT ATGGGCTTGCGACTTTCAGAAATTTTCTGAAATCAGAATTCAGTGAGGAGAATATTGAGTTCTGGATTGCATGCGAGGACTACAAGAAGACCAAGTCACCCACCAAACTGGCTTTGAAGGCCAAGAAAATCTATGAGGAATACATCCAAGCAGAGGCTCCCAGAGAG GTTAATATTGATCACGTTACCAAGGCAGTAACCATTGAGAACCTGGTGGAGCCTTCTGTCACAAGCTTTGACCTGGCTCAGAAGAAGATCCATGCTCTGATGGAGAAAGATTCCCTCCCCAGATTTGTGCGGTCCGATATGTATCAAGAGTTAATCAAGTAG